In the genome of Quercus robur chromosome 3, dhQueRobu3.1, whole genome shotgun sequence, one region contains:
- the LOC126719812 gene encoding uncharacterized protein LOC126719812, with amino-acid sequence MVFKHYTFFSLVFLATASILLAGHAHGRVLTDDLCKNAQNKPLGRKIVNNRTDPHDALVSSIHKLIYESKTATKLAHQQGKSREMDVCIAKFEDSIDILKKSLKSLEDRDLPGLNVNLLAAMNGYVACDDAFSESKVINPIDKIDAFLCEMAVNSIYLSGYIH; translated from the coding sequence ATGGTTTTCAAGCACTACACATTTTTCTCACTGGTCTTTTTAGCAACAGCCAGCATCCTCCTCGCCGGCCACGCTCATGGCCGTGTTCTCACCGATGACCTATGCAAAAATGCTCAGAATAAGCCCCTGGGCAGAAAAATCGTGAATAATAGAACTGACCCTCATGATGCCTTGGTTTCATCCATTCACAAATTGATTTACGAGAGCAAAACGGCAACGAAATTGGCTCATCAGCAAGGCAAGTCCCGCGAAATGGATGTCTGCATAGCGAAATTTGAGGACTCCATTGACATCCTCAAGAAAAGCTTGAAAAGCCTCGAGGACCGTGACCTGCCTGGCCTGAATGTCAACCTCTTGGCTGCCATGAATGGCTACGTTGCATGCGATGACGCGTTCTCTGAATCTAAGGTGATCAATCCCATTGACAAAATTGATGCGTTCTTGTGTGAAATGGCTGTCAACTCTATATATTTATCAGGTTACATTCATTGA
- the LOC126716425 gene encoding pectinesterase inhibitor 12-like, translated as MAFKHYNFFSLVFLVTTTILLAGHSHGRAVVLDPNGLCKNADNKQFCQAIVSNLTDPHDAMVSAIHKLVYASKNAKKLALKEGNSEEIDVCIENFEESIDNLKSGLDGLEEHDLPTLNINLSAALTNYVTCDDAFSESGKTNPLAETDAFLQEMASNCLYLSTIIH; from the coding sequence ATGGCTTTCAAGCACTACAACTTTTTCTCACTGGTCTTTTTAGTAACAACCACCATCCTCCTTGCTGGCCACTCTCATGGCCGTGCCGTCGTCTTGGACCCAAATGGCCTATGCAAAAATGCTGATAACAAGCAATTCTGCCAAGCTATTGTGAGTAACCTGACTGACCCTCATGATGCCATGGTTTCAGCCATTCACAAATTGGTATACGCTAGCAAAAATGCAAAGAAGTTGGCTCTTAAGGAAGGAAATTCAGAGGAAATTGATGTCTGCATAGAGAACTTTGAGGAATCCATTGACAACCTCAAATCAGGCTTGGATGGCCTCGAGGAACATGACCTGCCTACCCTGAATATCAACCTCTCGGCCGCCCTCACCAACTACGTGACATGCGACGACGCGTTCTCGGAATCTGGCAAGACCAATCCCTTGGCCGAAACTGATGCGTTCTTGCAGGAAATGGCTAGCAATTGTTTGTATCTATCAACTATAATTCATTGA
- the LOC126716427 gene encoding pectinesterase inhibitor 12-like, whose amino-acid sequence MTSSFTVLVFLATATLLLAGQARSVNLCSKANFPAVCHAAVKNLKDPHSATTSAINLLIFKTAKAKVLARKFRSSDCNEIYDDAVYNLFTCLENLKGHDKASLNINLSAALSDYEQCDDTFADFGRHSPLVRTNKLLKRMASNGLYLASLTR is encoded by the coding sequence ATGACTTCTTCTTTCACAGTACTGGTCTTTCTGGCAACGGCAACTCTCCTTCTTGCCGGTCAGGCTCGCAGCGTAAACCTGTGCAGCAAAGCTAACTTCCCGGCCGTCTGCCATGCCGCCGTGAAGAATTTGAAGGACCCTCATTCGGCCACAACATCAGCCATTAACCTACTGATTTTCAAGACCGCAAAGGCCAAAGTGTTGGCTCGCAAGTTCCGCAGTAGTGACTGCAATGAGATCTATGACGACGCCGTTTACAACCTCTTCACGTGTTTGGAAAACCTCAAGGGGCATGACAAGGCCAGCCTGAACATCAACCTCTCTGCGGCTCTGTCGGATTACGAGCAATGCGATGACACGTTCGCGGATTTCGGCAGACACTCACCGCTGGTCAGAACCAACAAGCTGTTGAAACGAATGGCTAGCAATGGTTTGTATTTGGCTAGTCTAACTCGCTAA